DNA from Daucus carota subsp. sativus chromosome 1, DH1 v3.0, whole genome shotgun sequence:
TGGAAGTAACAAGAGTATGATATAGTTATGAAGCCCAAATATACATTCATAGTAGCAGGTATTATAAGTAACTGTACTTTGCATCCATAAATAAAATTCCTCACTGAATAGGTTGATGCAGTTTTAAGCACTTAATAGTCATTATTTAACTAGATACCAACTATGATGCAGATTCAAATAAGAACAGGGAAGAATTTCACCTGAATTGTTCCTTTTCCCTTGATGCTATCACCCATATCTAGGCTTAGTTCCCCTTTTGCCAACTTTTGGCCATACCATGCATTACGACCTTTTAACAATGTCACATAAGTGTCGGCCAATAAAGGACCTGCTAGTTTTTCTGGGTTTTCTGACAAAAGATGAGTTATAAATATCATCTCTGATGTGCAGTGTGCAAAGTACACCGATTTGCTTGTTGCACTCTCATTGGTCAAAGAAGCTATCATGCCTGCAAATACAGAATTAAAAGTTTATGAAGATCCATTAAAGCTAACCTCATATTGCATAAATGACCCACCCCTTGCCCCCCCTTTTCCTTTTATATCATGATCTAAAGGGAAGCCATCCCCGTTAGTTGCCTTTAAATTTAGTATGCTTGATCTTACAAATTAAAGGACGTATGCTCATAAACATATAACATATCCTTAATCCTTATGCATAAGTTTGATCTCCCCAAAAAAGACTTACCAGCTCCAATGGCATAGACATTTTTCAATCCACCCATAACTTCATGAGTGATAAGGTCACCATTATCCCACACAATAAAATGTGGTTGCCTCAAAAATTTCCCCAGCGCTTTCCTCCACTTCTCGGATCCACATATCCGAGCATTAGCATACTCATGATTATAAATCTCTGATGCAATATTAGGTCCTCCTAGGTATAATATGTTCTCCATTGGTACTCCAGCTGAATATTGAAAACTCAGTCATGGACTATCAAATTTTCATTATGCCGAAAAGAAACAAGGAAAAACCTTACAAGTTGTGATTTAACGAATTCATTTTAAAGACAGGTAATTAATAAAGTTTTCTTTATTACTTGGTCTTTTGAGGCATACAAATTTTATGAGATAAACCAATACAGATATAATCTCATGTGGTCAAaacttaaaaacatataaaaaaaataattacagtTCAGTTAATAATCAAGAATCAGTTAAAATTACTTTATCTGCAATATAGACAATAGAGTCCTGATTTTAGAACTGCGATGACAAAGCCTGTAAATCAtaagaatctgattttgtgttTGATACTTACTAAGGCACCATAAAAGCACATTGCTAAATAAAATGGTATCAATTAGCAACAACAAAAAGAAACTAAACAGAAACATGACTTAGTAACTGGTATCTTTACTAGATAAAATGGTATCAATCAGCAACAACGAAAAGAAACAAAGCAACAAGAGACTTATCAACTGTTATCTTTGGAGAATATAATACAAGGTCCATAGAAGCTTAAATCAACTCTTTggatttgaaacaaaatcaagttCAGAGCTTGCTGGCTTAAAAGTATTAACATTATATCCACAGAATATTACTGCCCAGGGCTGAtggtaaaaatatcaaaattacatTTTCACTTATGTTTTaaactataatatataataatgtataaaaGTTCATTGGCAGTTGACTAATATGGTTCCAGATTTCCAGGTCAGACATCCATCAGTCTTGCTAAGTTAGAGGTGCGCTAACTTGCTTTATATCAAAGAATGAATAAATATTACAATCTAACCAATCTCAATAGTTAGTAATAAGAACATAAGAAGAAAATATATCAAACCAACTATATAAAACTACACCATTTACTGAATTTAACAACTGAGTAGCAGCAGCATAGAATACACATAATTATTCTGTGCTTATGCAAGAAATCATAAGTATAATAAGCAATATAAACTGATGCTGCACTACACAAGAACATTGGCAACAACAAAGAGGGGAAAGAGTGAAAGAACATTTACTTGCTCGGTTGATCATCTGAGTTGGAGTTATTATGTAGGGTTCAGGGTCCAATGCAGCCTCTATACCCTTTGCCAAGGAAATGATGACTGGTGGCGTTATTCTTTCCTTCCAATACTTACTAATTTCTTCAAACACCTCTCTAGTCTCAGTTGATGGCAGACCATTGATGACTATATCAGCATCCCACACAGCCTCCTGCAAGTTGGTGACAACCTTCAAAGGACAAAGTGGAGTGTCAATCATATTCAAGCAAAACCCATCTTTCAAAATTTCATCTGCATATAACGTTCTATCACCTAGCCTCGCTTCCACATACTTCAAGTACGCACATCGTCTAATCAATCTCCGTAGCACATCTTCCCTTGAATTGATCACCTCAAAAAGGTGTTCAGCCGTAGCTTTATCAATAGCTCTCCCTGGCCTTCTCCATATCCTAATCTGAACCTTCTCACGAAATTGACCATACCCATCTTGTAACATTGCTGTAAACACACTACCCCACGCACCCGCCCCAACACCTACAATCCTCAAAGGATCACCATCTGCTTTTCCCAAAAGCCGACGAAAATCATCAACTTTCTGCTCCGCAAATCCATTTTGACCCGAACCATTCGACTCCACACAGCCCTTAGCTGCCGCATTTGTCCCAACCATCTCCACAAATCTAACAAACAACCAAGTCCACACAGAAACCTTCTTTCACCAATCCTTTAAACCCCCAACTAACTAAAAATCGAAACTTTAAATTGTTTATCAAACTATTACAAAGAAACCCCAAATCAAATCTTGATTTTAGGCTAAAAATTAAGTTGGCAAAGCACAATCCAACTTCACAATTGCTAATATACTGATACTTAAAATGGGAATTTCAGTTTCACCTAAATCTAAACACACACAAATAATACAACCCCAACATGTAAATTTCTAAACTTTACTATCACAAGGTATCAAAAGATAgaatcaaaacaaacacaaacaatatcaagattcaagaaagaaataaaatagcAACATTGAATACACAGTCCAAAAGGCATTTGTTGTTAAACAATTTCACCAAACAAAATGGCAGATGACAATAAAGTAAAAGAAAGGGCAGGACGCCACCTCTATGAAAATTTGTCAGATTTTGCAGAGGCGGTGAAATCAATGACTTGGGTCTTTATTTTCagctgttttttttaatttttgaaagcTATTTTTAGCTGTTTTTTGCATCATCAATCAGCCAAAAGGACTAATTctagataattatttttttttatcgttttttctgaaaaaagttatatattattgtaaGTAGATGTGTgtaatatcttattattttttgaataatgaTAACCTTTTTTTACACAGAATTAATTTAAAgtgtattaaaaatatatatccgaatttatttcaatttcttttatttttgaaaattaaaatttatacatttaatttttattaaaaaataaaataaagaaactcAGTTGTGGATGTATATGTTTTCCAGGAAACACACGTTGCAATTGAGGCACTAAGAAACTCAGACATGTCTTGTCCTTGGGGATTTTATAACCTTGGAATCATATATGTGAACTGGTCCAGAGAATATTTGCATGTACACACTATGATCATGATGTGGTATTGTGCATTTGTGTTGTGTTTGCATTCACAACTTTCTGTCAATCCATTAAGCAATTTCACCTTTCGTATCCTCATGTGCAGGTCAAGAATGAGTATTTTCTAAACCTCACGCAAGTTGGAAGTGAATCGGGAATAAGAATGAAGGATATTAGTTGAATGAGAATGAAGACGATATGGAATCTTAAGAGTATGATGGAATGGTTTAGTACTTGTTTGGTTGCCTCTCCGATGTCTAGGTATGATTTAGGGTTTTTTTGGTTGCCTCTTCGAGTCTAGGTATTTTAATCAACTTTCGATGAAATAGctataaataaaattgtttggTTGAGAAAAGCAAGGGAATAACAACTTCCATGGAAGTATGAATATCTGTGAATTGTGATATATGGAAAGTTACTTACCTAACCCACCCttgattattgaaaatttttatgttttaaattcctatattaaatttttaagtaaataagaaaaattggagtgtcaaaatatatttttagtgaaattggaatttcaaaatatttttagaatgtcaaaatatttattgaaagaATTAACATACTAAAAACTACGttgataaaacaaaacaaacggaagaataaaacaaaacaaacagaaGAAGGAAAGAGAAGTTGGTTAATGCAGCTCCTAAAAATGGGGTAGTGTTTAAGTAGTGTATAAGGGTGTAAGCCAATATTTATTGGTTGATAAAAATGAGGTTCACACTACAAGCAACCAAATTGTTGATCTAATTCCTGTTACACCGACTCCTTAACCAATAACTAAACACAATTTCAGGTTATCtttctactccctctgtccccctcatttgtttacagttttttcacactgctcgacacgcattttaatgcgcatataaaacatagttctatagcttatttttaaattttttcttttttgtataaaaatttaaacatcaaatttttatacagaagaaaaaaaagttcaaaataatttaccgaactacgttttacgagagcattagaatgcgtgccgagcccccgtcccccaatgtaaacaaatgagggggacggagggagtaataatagtGTAATTTTGTATAATAATGCGGTTTGCTAACAAAAGttgagagtttttttttttttttttgaaaatgagaataaatctcaacgagaatcggcaattcaccgtgatgattctttcattcaagaaagcttattatctaaccgtcggacatgcaagatgaccggggaaatttagacaataaaactttaatgtccgaaaaaaaACCCGGCCTTCtaccaagaatcctgaaaataaaacaagagaaacaaaaagaatataagtcgatatatttaacagattacatcacaatattcccacaatcatgataactcatgattgagacatttaagctcttaattaaggcataataataaaatattaatatccttaattaagacacaattaatgccctcaaataaggcccaattaacgccctcaataaagagacACAATTTACGCTCTCAATaattgaggcacaatttacgccctcaataaagaggcataaTTAACGAGGTAGTAAttcaatttacgccctcaataaagaggcataattaacgaggcacaattactgccctcaattaaggcacaattagcgcgctttcctttctgaaaccggatcccgtcctgaaaccgccgtcaccgccaccatcggccaccaccgctatgctatcgaTCAAGTTGCCTCGTTGTATGCGAAGCGAACAACGAAGCGTATCACATGTAACACGAAAAATcgccaaaaacaccaaaaaccaaacaaaacacagggattaaacaaacaaacaaatacacacaaacaaacaagattaaaatcaacatttttcgcaattccactcaaaatcatgagaaaaagaaagaatattttTCGCATACCAGTTGAGCCATGAAGAACCCCGTAGGATTTGAAAGTCGGAGCAGCATCATGTGACAAACCCATCTTCTTAATTGCCCCTCTCTCTCGATCTTTTTCTCTTCACGCAGAACAAGATATAAGATGTTATATCAATCTTTATTAGGCTGGGCAATAATTGCTCGGGTGCCAGAGGATTGAATAAACAGAGACCAAAAGTTTTAGTTCTCCTTTTGCACATGAAATTTTATATCCAGATGCAATTATTATGTGATGTTGGAAATCTTCTGTTTAACCAATAATAATCTGCAAGACAAAAATCTTGCCTGCCACCATTTACTTGATTTGATGATAACAGTAAACAATGGACACACAATGTCAAGTGGCTTGCTGCCACTTGGTAATATATGTCAAGTCTACATTTACTTGTCACATTTCAGTTTCTTCTAATTTTCACTATTTTCACCTTTATTTGATCAACGATTTCATATGCATAATCAAACACAGACACACTATAAAGTTGCATTTATGTACAATATCATCTTTATCTGTTGATTTTCAGTCCCTTGTAGTCTTGTACAGATGCTGCTCACAATACTTCATGCTAGGATAGTCTTTTCTGTCAAGAAAACTCTCCTACTATGCATATAATTTACAGAAGGTGAAAGCCATATTAGTAATTTCTAATTTACAGCATTTTCCACTATCACCACCTTTAATTTTCCTGCTTATCTTCTGTCTGCTCATCAGTTACTGTGGCCTGTGTTCATAAGTACGATAAATTGTTCTGAAATATTCTCTGTCCAGGAGCAAGAAGTGCCAGAGGGTCATAAGCTGATTTTCTCTTTGCAAAGACTTCCCATTTGGGACCAAAATGGTGCATCCACTCTTCTTGCTTATGGTAATGTGGCAGATACTGCTTTACTCCAAGTTGTGCACTCTCGCAAAATTCTAGAATTTGTTTGTTCCGTTTTAATATATGCTCTAAGCTGTCTGATCCATTTGATAAGGGAACTGCATGAGATAGGAATGCAACTAGGTAGATTATATCTTCATCTGGAAGAACCAAAGAAGTTCTGTTATTCCacctgaaaagaaaaaaaagtatgATCAGTTAAGAAGTTGAGCTAATCGATATGTCAACTCATAGTAGAATTTACAACATCAAAAAGTTGCATCCGCGGGTGTGACAAATGGTCCTACCTGCAGATGCAAGTCCTCATATCGCAAATGCATCTAGAATTGACATGTCGTTATGTGTGAGACAAATGTGTGAGACAATAACAATAgatctaaatataataatatttatgtgacTATTACTTTGATTTGTTAACTGGATAGACAAGAATAGGTCCATTATTTGTATCCTTTAGCAAGTTGCCAAAGGCTTCTTGAGCAAACTTGTTGATTTTGCTTTTTGGAATGAAAAGATTGAGCCAGGGGTGTGGAACTTCCCACAAGCCTTTTGATTGTAGTTTGATCTCGGATGTATGAACTCTGTCTAGAAACTCCACATATGAAACTTCTGTCGTAAAAAGTGTGGAAGAGATATAAGATAGCTGAGACAGTAACCTCTGTATTTCCTacaaaaaacaaacatataCTGGTTAGAAAACCATTTCCATTTTCTTATACAATTCAATATGACAAAGCCTCACCTTATTTGTTGATTCTGTTTCCTCTGGGTTGAAGTTTTTCGCCAACTCCAGACAAAATAGGAGTTTCCCCTCTGATATGAATTGACTGGCTCGAACTGAGTCTTGTGGGGTGAAGTTTGATCTCCAATCATTCATAAGATTTGTTTTGTTCTTTATTACAAGTCCTTCAATGTAATCAAATGTTTTTTCAACAGAAATAAGATATTCTTGGTCTTTGGAGAATGTTGAGAAGTCTGAGTACAGCACTCTGATCCACTTGACCTGTTAAGTTTTGTGTTAGTTAAATATAAGTTGATTGAAATaaccaaaatttttaatttttaaaagtttcaTCGTTACCTTATGTGGTGCAGGTTGTAATGATATTCTTGCGCGGGTTATTACACCAAACTGACCAAGTCCTCCAAGAACACCATAAAAGAGGTCTGTGTTCTGACTTTCTGAACAATTTACCACTTCCCCTTTTCCTGCAATTAGTAACAAAGTTTATAGCATTCAATATGCATGTTCAGATATACCATCAGTTTAAACTGGAACAAAAATGACTAGGTTCAGATGATCCTATACATGTGTGGTGTGTTGCTTCTTCACCTAGGTAGATAtctaattataaaatcatttaccATATATTATCATGCATTCAAATGCATAAATATGGAAATCGTGTGTGTACATTCTTATGTACCTGTGACAACTTCCAGCTGATGTACATTATTGATCTGTGGACCATGTCGAAAAGCCTGACCACTGATTCCTGCATTGGACAAAGTACCACCAACACTGAGATGTAAATAATCTGTCCAAGACTTTGGTGTTAAGCCATATTTTAGGCTTTCATGCAGTATATTTATCCACAGTGCACCACCAGAAACATCCACATAACAAGTTTTTCCGATGTGAAACTGCATTTTTTGTCTCCAGAGTGACTCCATACTAATAACAATTCCTCGGTTAGCTTGTGACTGACCGTGAAGTGAGTGACCGCGGCCTCTAGCTGCAATTTTGAGCTCCGTATATGGACCCATCTGCCAAACATGCTTTATGATAGTAGAAATATCAGAAACTGACTTTGGATGAAGGACTGCTAGCGGAGAGTAACGGTACTGATCACCAAAGTCTTTGGCTGCGAATTCATTATCTGTGAAACTGAGGTGTCCATCCAGAACAACTGTCCTGAGTGATAGTGGAATACTAGGAAAACAAAAGTTCAGCTTAATTGCTAGAGAGGTTAAGAACAAGACCATAAAGACTTTTACACATAAATATTTCATTCTAGTTTGTAAGAGTGGATTGAATAGAATAGGTGAGAGCTTTGTTATTTAGTTTGTGGGCTTGTGAAAATTGAGGTCTGGATGAGTTATGAAATGAAGGTTTGAAGAGGTTATATATAGAGTACTTGCATACTTGGATGAGAATATATTGAAGATTTATTTACTTGTATATTAGCTTTTCCTGATGTCTGTTGATAAAGATAACTGAAGCCAGGAATATATGCCAAGTTGAAGATAAAAGTTAAAAGAAAGATTTCACAAATCTTAGCACTTTCTTACACAGTTTCAATCACATTTAATACATTTATCTTTTTCAGTTACCATGCCATTTGTTTAAAAGTTGTAGGATTCTTACCAGATTGTCTCCAGTGACATGTATGGCTATGGTTGTGGCTTCATGACATGATTGGTGAATGTATTCAAATTCTACATTGTTGTCAAATAGCAAACATTGAGTATCTTCTATCAGATTGGATGAGAGACCAGGGGGATGGTCGTTGATTCGTTTCAATTGGCATTGCACTGAATGGCCCATTTCACACATGGACATGGGTTCTTGAGGGGGTTATAAGATCTATGATTGGTTGTTTGGGACCTCCTGGGGATAGTCCTGATGGCCTACGAGAGTGATGAGTTGACGTGGAGTCGCCGAAAGTCACTGATTAGCCAACTATGTTGCATTGACAAGAATGCTATTGGGTGCACTTCCATTTATACATCAACAACAGTGTTTGTATAACAGGTTGTGAATTTGTGCTAGACTACAACTGGTTgtacatttattttattaaaattggtTTGCAAATACAAGTTTATATTTCTGAAGTTGTCATGCCTACTCTAAATATGAAATTGTCACCCTGACTCCCAATCATCTGGCAAAAATGGAGTCATCTGCAATCTGTTTGATCCAATTATTATTAAGGTTTATAGTTTGACCTCTAAATCATGAAAAAACATTAAAGATATTTTTAGAGGATTCCTTTGTCAATATTCTTTGTATCCCATTTTCAGTGCAAGGGTAAAAAACCAGAGTGCAGAGTAGTCACTTTCTGTAGAGGATTCATGGAGCACCCCATGTCCCCTCTGTAATCTTATCTGATAGATCTTGGTGTCAATTTAGTTGACACAAATATGCTTTTGACCATGAGATTTCATCAGTAAATGTTTTGCAATGGATAAAAAAGGTATCAAGAATCATATCATATGAAAAGTTAGCAGAAACTGAGAATGGATATGTTTTGTTTAGGTGATAAAAAGGAGGAGACATGCAAGGATATCTTAAACTTTATCACAAGATCTTATACTTATATTGGTGTAAGTAAACTAATGTTCTTTTGGGCCTTTAATCAACTCAGGCTTTAAAGTCAGATTCTCAAAGTTTACCAAATCCCAATCACATTATAATTTCTTATCCATGAAATCATTGTAAATCTCTAGTAAAGTGTTCAGTATCTGTATTTTCATGACCCATTGGGCTTACCAATACAATTTTTAGTTGTTTTCAAGTGAATGATATGTAAGCATCAATCTGAAACTCCTCTCTTTTTTGTTTAGTTTTATCTTTTATCACTTCTGCAGACTGCAGCACTTGTTTTTGTAAGAAACTCAGAAGAGCTGTATAAATCTTGCATATTAAGATTATTAAGACATACATTTTCTTGTAATACATGCTCGCGCGATGAATATGCTTTATAACTTTGTGTGACTTGAAAATGAAGTAAAGAAATTGTGGAGAACAGCTGGTCTGGGAGTCCAGAAGTAAGAAGAATggtcttttatttctttttcagaaaagaaagaaagaatgatttttacttttttaagaCAAGCAGAAAGCATAAAGATCTTTATAATGCTAAGAATTGTGGATAATAAAAGAGAGATTGATTGCTTAAACAAATTATTCTGAAGGCTAAGGCTGTGATATACATTGTACTGGTAAACTTCATAGTTTATTCAGATCAAGTTAACAACTcgaattttcttgaatttattTGAAAGTATGATACTTGAAAATGATCCAGAAATGTATAAGTACACACCAAAATTATCATCAAATTCATAAATCTGAACCAGCAACGATGAAACATTGATGTACAGCATTCTTAATCAACGCTGAGATATTTGGAACTTCTGTGGGATTTTACAGGACCTTTAAAGCCAGGAGATCTCTGCATAAAGCCACTGGTAGGATTTGTAAACATGCTTATTGCTGTCACCTCACTATTAATAGAAGATATAGGTGATAACTTGTGCTTGTAAGGAGAAAATGTTTCAGAGTTCGAATCAAAGCTCATAGGCCTTAATCTTGGTGAACTCAATGATCTAGATTTTGCCTTGGCGGATTCTGTAGCAGCCATGTAAGTGGGAACAACAGGAGATCCTCCTCCTGTAGAATATCCATCTCCTGTTGAGCGTTGCTTCCGATGATGTATTGAATTTCTT
Protein-coding regions in this window:
- the LOC108214153 gene encoding probable glycerol-3-phosphate dehydrogenase [NAD(+)] 1, cytosolic, which translates into the protein MVGTNAAAKGCVESNGSGQNGFAEQKVDDFRRLLGKADGDPLRIVGVGAGAWGSVFTAMLQDGYGQFREKVQIRIWRRPGRAIDKATAEHLFEVINSREDVLRRLIRRCAYLKYVEARLGDRTLYADEILKDGFCLNMIDTPLCPLKVVTNLQEAVWDADIVINGLPSTETREVFEEISKYWKERITPPVIISLAKGIEAALDPEPYIITPTQMINRATGVPMENILYLGGPNIASEIYNHEYANARICGSEKWRKALGKFLRQPHFIVWDNGDLITHEVMGGLKNVYAIGAGMIASLTNESATSKSVYFAHCTSEMIFITHLLSENPEKLAGPLLADTYVTLLKGRNAWYGQKLAKGELSLDMGDSIKGKGTIQGVSAVKAFYELLSHPRLSVLSPEENKNVAPAELCPILKTLYKMLIVRELPLDAILQALRDETMNDPRERIEIAQTHAFYIPSLLGQ
- the LOC108211300 gene encoding cytokinin dehydrogenase 1 encodes the protein MKYLCVKVFMVLFLTSLAIKLNFCFPSIPLSLRTVVLDGHLSFTDNEFAAKDFGDQYRYSPLAVLHPKSVSDISTIIKHVWQMGPYTELKIAARGRGHSLHGQSQANRGIVISMESLWRQKMQFHIGKTCYVDVSGGALWINILHESLKYGLTPKSWTDYLHLSVGGTLSNAGISGQAFRHGPQINNVHQLEVVTGKGEVVNCSESQNTDLFYGVLGGLGQFGVITRARISLQPAPHKVKWIRVLYSDFSTFSKDQEYLISVEKTFDYIEGLVIKNKTNLMNDWRSNFTPQDSVRASQFISEGKLLFCLELAKNFNPEETESTNKEIQRLLSQLSYISSTLFTTEVSYVEFLDRVHTSEIKLQSKGLWEVPHPWLNLFIPKSKINKFAQEAFGNLLKDTNNGPILVYPVNKSKWNNRTSLVLPDEDIIYLVAFLSHAVPLSNGSDSLEHILKRNKQILEFCESAQLGVKQYLPHYHKQEEWMHHFGPKWEVFAKRKSAYDPLALLAPGQRIFQNNLSYL